Proteins encoded by one window of Sulfurimonas crateris:
- a CDS encoding endonuclease/exonuclease/phosphatase family protein — translation MKIATYNVENLFDLQKSGHEYSEYIPNGSSLWNQKNYKIKLKNIAQVIKEIDADIIALQEVESLQALLDLRFTLKQHGLYYQYYSIADKKDTTIKVALLSKIPFVYSKEVSVTQTLEYRNILENKFVVNGKELYVFVNHWKSKSGAESRRIISAKALKKRVSEIGFEKNIILLGDFNSDYEEYIKFKRKRKHNDTDGITGINHILGTINQRDRASKAEYAKDSFYNLWYDADKESRYTYIYRGKKEVLDNILISQPLLDQKGISYIHGTISNFDKEYLFKKKSINRWEVSRAKVPKHKGKGYSDHLSVTAKFRVN, via the coding sequence TTGAAAATAGCAACCTATAATGTAGAGAATCTCTTTGACCTGCAAAAAAGCGGACATGAGTACAGTGAGTATATTCCAAACGGCTCTTCGCTTTGGAACCAAAAAAACTACAAGATAAAGCTCAAAAATATCGCACAGGTGATAAAAGAGATTGATGCGGACATCATAGCTCTTCAAGAGGTTGAATCGCTTCAGGCACTGCTTGACCTGAGATTTACGCTAAAACAGCATGGGCTATATTACCAATACTACAGCATTGCAGATAAAAAAGATACCACTATTAAAGTAGCGCTTCTTAGCAAAATTCCATTTGTCTACTCCAAAGAGGTAAGCGTGACGCAGACGTTAGAGTATAGGAACATCCTTGAGAATAAATTTGTAGTTAACGGCAAAGAGTTATATGTTTTTGTAAATCACTGGAAATCAAAATCGGGAGCCGAGAGCAGACGAATAATCTCTGCAAAAGCGCTTAAAAAAAGAGTCTCTGAGATAGGGTTTGAGAAAAATATCATCTTGCTTGGAGATTTTAACTCAGACTACGAAGAGTATATAAAGTTTAAAAGAAAAAGAAAACATAACGACACTGATGGCATAACAGGGATAAACCACATACTAGGAACCATTAATCAAAGAGATAGAGCTTCAAAGGCAGAGTATGCAAAAGATAGCTTCTATAACCTCTGGTACGATGCAGACAAAGAGAGCAGATACACATACATCTACAGAGGCAAAAAAGAGGTTTTAGACAATATACTTATCTCTCAGCCCCTTTTAGACCAGAAAGGTATCTCATATATTCATGGCACCATCTCAAATTTTGACAAAGAGTATCTCTTTAAAAAAAAGAGCATAAACAGATGGGAAGTATCTCGTGCAAAGGTGCCAAAACACAAGGGCAAAGGCTACTCTGACCACCTGAGCGTAACAGCAAAATTCAGAGTTAATTAA
- a CDS encoding M3 family metallopeptidase: MSKFPEFKVDLKSFIKELNEKIESNNKKIEKLLKIQEKSFANFVKPLEMMEESLEQFFTPLSHLNSVKNTKQTQKIYAASLPIITEYSTKLSQNLDIYKAYKEIEKKEHKSLNQEQKRVLELNILNFELSGAHLDEKSKARLGEINIKKSELSNSFSQNLLDATNEYEYIINDAKDVEGLPQSDKESAKFKEKGVTKYRFTLQMPSYIAYMTYGKNEKIREELYRAYVTRAPQNAKIIDELLSLKDEMSSLLGFKNYASYSLASKMAKDEKSVVDFLEKLILNSRAQAKKELEELQKIAKKPLKSFDSAYYSEILKKEKYEIDEEEYRPYFEQKSVLDGMFEFLNRLFGISFKKVDEELWHKKALSYDLYLDGRLKARLYLDLEARKGKQGGAWMNNFQTHCQDEKGKEQLASAVIVCNFPPSSSKNPSLLRHDDVVTLFHEMGHALHHMLSNVSENEVSGVNGVEWDAVEFPSQFLENFAYEPSVLKLFARHYKTEEIIPDEMIDKLVESKNFLSALGMLRQLEFSLFDFKLHTKLYQGEDVQNLLDSIREDTALIKPPSYNKFQNGFAHIFAGGYAAGYYSYKWAEVLSADAFFGVVEEGIFDSEIAKKYLHIILEGGGAKSMSTLFKELMGREPNPDSLLRLNGII, translated from the coding sequence ATGAGTAAATTTCCAGAGTTCAAAGTAGATTTGAAGAGCTTTATCAAAGAGCTAAACGAGAAAATAGAGAGCAATAATAAAAAAATAGAGAAACTCTTAAAGATACAAGAGAAGAGTTTTGCAAACTTTGTAAAACCGCTTGAGATGATGGAGGAGAGCCTAGAGCAGTTTTTCACTCCGCTCTCGCATCTAAACTCCGTTAAAAACACGAAGCAGACGCAAAAGATATACGCAGCCTCTCTGCCTATCATAACAGAGTACTCTACAAAGCTCTCACAAAACCTGGATATCTACAAAGCTTACAAAGAGATAGAAAAAAAAGAGCACAAGAGTCTAAATCAGGAACAAAAAAGAGTTTTGGAGCTCAATATACTAAACTTTGAACTAAGCGGTGCGCATCTTGATGAGAAGAGCAAAGCAAGGCTCGGAGAGATAAACATAAAGAAGAGTGAACTATCAAACAGCTTCTCTCAGAACCTTCTTGATGCTACAAATGAGTATGAGTATATTATAAACGATGCCAAAGATGTAGAGGGCTTGCCACAGAGTGATAAAGAGAGCGCAAAATTTAAAGAAAAGGGTGTTACAAAATATAGGTTTACGCTTCAGATGCCTTCATATATCGCCTATATGACCTACGGCAAGAACGAGAAGATAAGAGAGGAGCTTTACCGTGCCTATGTTACAAGAGCGCCGCAAAATGCCAAGATCATAGATGAGCTCTTATCTTTAAAAGATGAGATGAGCTCCCTTTTAGGCTTTAAAAACTACGCTTCATACTCACTTGCAAGCAAGATGGCAAAAGATGAGAAGAGTGTTGTCGATTTTTTAGAAAAACTGATACTAAACTCTAGAGCACAGGCAAAAAAAGAGCTAGAGGAGCTTCAAAAGATAGCAAAAAAACCGCTGAAAAGCTTTGACAGTGCCTACTACAGCGAGATACTAAAAAAAGAGAAGTATGAGATCGATGAGGAGGAGTATCGTCCCTATTTTGAGCAAAAAAGCGTTTTAGACGGGATGTTTGAATTTTTAAACAGACTTTTTGGAATAAGCTTTAAAAAGGTAGACGAGGAGCTGTGGCATAAAAAAGCTCTCTCTTATGATCTCTATCTGGATGGCAGATTAAAAGCGAGGCTCTACCTTGATCTTGAAGCCAGAAAGGGCAAGCAAGGAGGTGCATGGATGAACAACTTCCAGACACATTGCCAAGATGAAAAGGGCAAAGAACAACTCGCCTCAGCCGTAATAGTATGTAATTTTCCGCCATCTTCAAGCAAAAATCCCTCACTTCTAAGACATGATGATGTCGTGACCCTTTTTCATGAGATGGGGCACGCTCTGCATCATATGCTAAGCAATGTAAGCGAGAATGAAGTAAGCGGCGTAAACGGCGTAGAGTGGGATGCAGTAGAGTTTCCATCGCAATTTTTGGAGAACTTTGCCTACGAGCCAAGTGTGTTAAAACTCTTTGCACGCCACTATAAAACAGAAGAGATCATTCCCGATGAGATGATAGACAAGCTCGTAGAGAGCAAAAACTTCCTCTCTGCTCTTGGGATGTTAAGACAGCTTGAATTCTCTCTTTTTGACTTTAAACTCCACACAAAACTCTATCAAGGCGAAGATGTTCAAAATCTCCTAGACTCCATCAGAGAAGATACGGCACTTATAAAACCGCCATCGTACAACAAGTTTCAAAACGGCTTTGCCCATATTTTTGCGGGCGGATATGCGGCAGGATACTACAGTTACAAATGGGCGGAAGTTCTAAGTGCCGACGCATTTTTCGGCGTTGTAGAAGAGGGAATATTTGACTCTGAGATCGCTAAAAAATATTTACATATAATATTAGAGGGCGGCGGGGCAAAAAGCATGAGCACACTCTTTAAAGAGCTGATGGGAAGAGAGCCAAACCCTGATAGTCTGCTTCGTCTAAACGGGATCATATAG
- a CDS encoding trypsin-like peptidase domain-containing protein, whose protein sequence is MNTQAILETYAENIIQIMTPYGSGTGFIVDNIIVTNSHVVAGLKEVVISAKKIKRSIAQVVYDDAYFDLAFISYDFERPKNPLILSTKRVQNGDTVVAIGHPYGLHYSATEGIVSKASRIYGELEYVQIDAAINPGNSGGPLLNTDGEVIGVNTFIIQNSNNLGFALPYFYVDEALKEYKNINAQNIIKCPFCKNLIKEEKIKNDYCPECGSKLEIAKLRRKGYNPIGSTKLLEEILESLDVNVTLARRSQASWRVDHGTARIEINYYDNGIIIGDSKLCVIPQKNISEIYDFLLNENNNLSYLRFSINENFIYLSYLIIDSSLTLKEGKTAMERLFKKANEYDDILIERFGATKQKRDEEDD, encoded by the coding sequence ATGAACACTCAAGCTATATTAGAGACCTACGCCGAAAATATTATACAGATCATGACCCCATACGGAAGCGGCACAGGCTTTATTGTAGATAATATTATCGTAACCAACTCCCACGTTGTTGCAGGTCTAAAAGAGGTTGTAATAAGTGCAAAAAAGATAAAAAGAAGCATAGCTCAAGTTGTTTATGATGATGCATACTTTGATCTCGCTTTCATAAGTTATGATTTTGAAAGGCCGAAAAATCCACTTATCCTCTCAACAAAAAGAGTACAAAATGGAGATACCGTAGTAGCTATCGGTCACCCTTACGGACTTCACTACAGCGCTACCGAAGGAATAGTCTCAAAAGCTTCAAGAATATACGGGGAACTTGAGTATGTTCAGATAGATGCCGCTATAAACCCCGGAAACAGCGGTGGACCGCTCTTAAACACGGACGGAGAGGTTATCGGAGTAAATACATTCATTATACAAAACTCCAACAATCTGGGCTTTGCCCTTCCCTACTTTTACGTTGATGAAGCGCTAAAAGAGTACAAAAACATAAACGCTCAAAACATTATAAAATGTCCATTTTGCAAGAACCTCATAAAAGAAGAGAAGATAAAAAACGACTACTGCCCTGAGTGCGGAAGCAAGCTAGAGATAGCCAAACTGCGAAGAAAGGGGTACAACCCCATCGGCAGCACAAAACTGCTTGAAGAGATATTGGAGTCTTTGGATGTAAACGTAACGCTTGCCAGAAGATCTCAAGCCTCATGGAGGGTCGATCACGGCACTGCACGTATCGAGATAAACTACTACGACAACGGGATCATCATAGGCGACTCCAAACTTTGCGTAATACCTCAAAAAAACATATCTGAAATTTATGATTTTTTATTGAACGAGAACAACAACCTCTCCTACCTGCGTTTTTCTATAAATGAGAATTTTATATATCTATCATACCTTATAATCGACTCCTCATTAACGCTAAAAGAGGGAAAAACTGCCATGGAGAGACTATTTAAAAAAGCAAACGAGTATGATGATATTTTGATAGAGAGATTTGGTGCCACAAAACAAAAAAGAGATGAAGAGGATGATTAA
- a CDS encoding formate/nitrite transporter family protein, with protein MSYLVPSEFAVKMVDAGESKVYMSTKDTVIRAFMAGAILALAAAFAITVSMQTGSPLLGAILFPVGFIMLYLMGFDLLTGVFVLVPLALIDKRPGVTIKQVLRNWGLVFVGNFAGALVVAFMMSFILTYGYQIDPGEVGRKIGSIGEDRTIGYQEHGVWGWLTVLMRGMLCNWMVSMGVVGAMISTTVSGKAIAMWMPIMLFFYMGFEHSIVNMFLFPFSMIMGGDFTITEYLLWNELPVVLGNLVGGLAFTGLTLYATHIKTGAKRKL; from the coding sequence ATGTCCTATTTGGTTCCTAGCGAGTTTGCAGTAAAAATGGTCGATGCAGGCGAGTCAAAAGTCTATATGTCAACAAAAGATACGGTTATTAGAGCTTTTATGGCGGGAGCTATCTTGGCTCTTGCAGCCGCTTTTGCCATTACTGTCAGTATGCAGACAGGTTCGCCGCTGCTAGGGGCGATCCTGTTTCCTGTTGGTTTCATTATGCTTTATCTTATGGGGTTTGACCTGCTAACCGGTGTTTTTGTTTTGGTTCCTCTTGCTCTTATCGACAAACGTCCCGGTGTGACTATAAAGCAGGTTCTTAGAAACTGGGGTCTTGTATTTGTGGGCAACTTTGCAGGAGCTCTTGTGGTTGCGTTTATGATGTCGTTTATACTTACCTACGGTTATCAGATAGATCCAGGTGAAGTGGGCAGAAAGATCGGCTCGATCGGAGAAGATAGAACGATTGGCTATCAGGAGCACGGTGTCTGGGGATGGTTGACGGTTTTAATGCGCGGAATGCTCTGTAACTGGATGGTCTCAATGGGCGTTGTCGGTGCGATGATATCGACGACCGTAAGCGGAAAAGCGATAGCCATGTGGATGCCGATTATGCTCTTTTTCTATATGGGCTTTGAACACTCAATAGTCAATATGTTTCTGTTTCCCTTCTCTATGATAATGGGCGGTGATTTTACGATAACTGAGTATCTTTTATGGAATGAGCTTCCCGTGGTTCTTGGCAACCTTGTAGGCGGGCTTGCGTTTACCGGACTTACCCTTTATGCAACGCATATTAAGACCGGCGCAAAGAGAAAACTGTAG
- a CDS encoding DUF3373 family protein: MRKISSIALSLLLGSSLLASDAAMQEQIDMLKKEIESLKKGQEKSDALVANVQKSSAMDKVKFGIDFRNAYEMLDYQDNLNNTSAQNNSLLTSRFLLSMSASPMKGLAFKGKLAVYSTWGSHLYVDDVPLKDWSANSKADDTVMRIKEAYFVYKNKMGSQPYVFSIGRRPSSTGFLANMRENEEIEGSPLAHITNMEVNGAMLKLDWSRFIDGAYTKFVYGRAHTGDITNVYGTDSSSNFAWGPYASTESEDQDVDFFVLLGDAYNDKKHQIMYEWAHIFNTKGKNLATNANAVDAGVADLFALSYKINGLSEDKSSFLGKSIAFASIASTRYNAKSGYTLNGSSNGGTANGHSFWAGVNIPDMITEKGKIGFEYNYGSKHWTPMTWAEDTAIGSKIAVRGEAYEAYWNFDLFGVKYLPSQIRYTYAQHDYTPNVNCSGWLPVEEADLVAQNLRFFVSYRY; encoded by the coding sequence ATGAGAAAGATAAGTTCAATAGCTTTAAGTTTACTTTTAGGGAGTTCACTTTTGGCAAGCGATGCTGCTATGCAAGAGCAGATCGATATGTTAAAAAAAGAGATAGAGAGTCTCAAAAAAGGGCAAGAGAAGAGTGATGCGCTAGTTGCAAACGTACAAAAAAGTTCTGCTATGGATAAGGTAAAGTTTGGCATTGATTTTAGAAATGCTTATGAGATGCTTGATTATCAAGACAATCTCAACAACACAAGCGCGCAAAATAATTCACTCTTAACAAGCAGATTTTTACTAAGCATGTCGGCTTCTCCGATGAAGGGTTTGGCGTTTAAAGGTAAATTGGCGGTTTACTCTACGTGGGGCTCGCATCTTTATGTTGATGATGTGCCTTTAAAAGATTGGTCAGCAAACTCAAAGGCTGATGATACGGTTATGAGAATTAAAGAGGCATATTTTGTCTATAAAAACAAGATGGGTTCGCAGCCATACGTATTTAGCATCGGTAGAAGACCATCAAGTACTGGCTTTTTGGCAAATATGAGAGAAAATGAGGAGATTGAAGGCTCTCCTTTGGCGCACATTACAAACATGGAAGTAAACGGTGCGATGTTAAAACTTGACTGGAGCCGTTTTATAGATGGTGCATATACGAAATTTGTTTATGGACGTGCACATACGGGTGATATTACAAATGTTTATGGAACAGACAGTTCGTCTAATTTTGCGTGGGGACCATATGCTAGCACTGAGAGTGAAGATCAAGATGTCGACTTTTTTGTACTTTTAGGCGATGCATATAATGATAAAAAGCATCAGATAATGTATGAGTGGGCGCATATATTTAACACAAAAGGGAAAAATCTTGCAACAAACGCCAATGCAGTTGATGCCGGAGTTGCGGATCTCTTTGCGCTCTCTTACAAAATCAATGGTCTCTCAGAAGATAAATCCTCTTTTTTAGGTAAAAGTATTGCTTTTGCTTCTATAGCTTCAACAAGATACAACGCAAAAAGCGGCTATACGCTTAATGGTTCATCAAATGGCGGTACGGCAAACGGTCACTCTTTTTGGGCAGGTGTCAATATTCCGGATATGATTACAGAAAAGGGAAAAATCGGTTTTGAGTATAACTACGGCTCAAAACACTGGACTCCTATGACATGGGCGGAAGACACTGCTATTGGCTCAAAAATAGCTGTGAGAGGAGAGGCGTATGAGGCATACTGGAACTTTGATCTCTTTGGCGTCAAATACTTACCGTCTCAAATCAGATACACCTACGCACAACATGACTATACGCCAAATGTGAACTGTTCGGGATGGCTTCCTGTTGAAGAAGCTGATCTAGTTGCTCAAAACTTAAGATTTTTCGTAAGTTACAGATACTAA
- a CDS encoding TOBE domain-containing protein, which translates to MNILKGDIVSIKESDSLMLVFMEVEGHIFNSLLLENSDENRLEVGMDVHLIFKETEVTLATTDSIVSERNSFVSKITHIENGKVLANIRLDFLGHDINALITKGALHGLKCKVGDEFQWIVKASEVTLQTL; encoded by the coding sequence ATGAATATCTTAAAGGGAGATATTGTCTCTATTAAAGAGAGTGACAGTCTGATGCTTGTTTTTATGGAAGTCGAGGGGCATATTTTCAACTCTTTGCTTCTTGAAAACTCAGACGAAAATCGGCTGGAGGTCGGGATGGATGTGCATCTCATCTTTAAAGAGACAGAGGTTACTCTTGCAACTACGGACTCTATTGTGAGTGAGAGAAATTCATTTGTCTCAAAAATCACCCATATAGAAAACGGAAAAGTTCTTGCAAATATCAGACTTGATTTTTTAGGGCATGACATCAATGCGCTCATCACCAAAGGCGCACTTCATGGACTAAAATGCAAGGTTGGAGATGAATTTCAATGGATTGTGAAGGCGAGTGAAGTAACGCTACAAACCTTATAG
- a CDS encoding sulfite exporter TauE/SafE family protein: MKLKSFIGGASIGSLGGLIGLGGAEFRLPFLVGVLKIDTLHAVMLNIIISLVTVFFALIFRGIDESIYSNFYIVANLLAGTLIGAYIGANKASSIDKQKLNGYIFILLVFLSFVLFSHLFFDFKSEVLLPLPIQIVLGFLLGVGIGMISSLLGVAGGELLIPTIVLLYSVDIKTAGTLSLLISFPTLLVGIYKYNKTKRLQEVFGFKEIIIYMAIGSIIGAFIGALAYGIVDALYLEALLGVILLISAYKLFSKKKA; the protein is encoded by the coding sequence GTGAAACTCAAATCATTTATAGGCGGAGCTTCTATAGGCTCCTTAGGAGGACTTATCGGTTTGGGAGGTGCAGAGTTTCGCCTTCCATTTTTAGTCGGTGTTTTAAAAATAGACACCCTCCATGCGGTAATGCTCAATATTATTATCTCTTTGGTAACAGTATTTTTCGCCTTGATTTTTAGAGGGATAGATGAGAGTATATATTCAAATTTTTATATAGTTGCCAATCTTTTAGCAGGAACTCTCATCGGTGCTTACATCGGGGCAAATAAAGCTTCAAGCATTGATAAACAAAAGCTAAACGGCTATATATTTATCTTACTTGTATTTTTGAGTTTTGTTCTTTTTAGCCATCTGTTCTTTGATTTTAAAAGTGAAGTTTTACTTCCGTTACCGATTCAGATTGTTTTAGGGTTTTTACTTGGCGTGGGTATAGGGATGATAAGTTCTCTTTTAGGAGTCGCCGGCGGAGAGCTTCTTATCCCTACTATTGTACTTTTATATTCGGTGGATATAAAAACAGCAGGAACATTAAGTCTGCTTATATCGTTTCCTACTTTACTTGTGGGTATTTATAAATACAATAAAACAAAGAGACTGCAAGAAGTTTTTGGGTTTAAAGAGATTATCATCTATATGGCAATCGGTTCTATAATCGGTGCTTTTATAGGAGCTTTAGCGTACGGGATAGTAGATGCCCTTTATTTAGAAGCTTTGCTTGGAGTTATCCTTTTAATCTCCGCATATAAACTTTTTAGTAAAAAAAAGGCTTAG
- a CDS encoding ABC transporter ATP-binding protein: protein MIKIAINKKLHGADGQMDLSVNLTVEDGDFVALAGQSGSGKTTLLRILAGLEEASGTIQIGDEIWLDKKFCLPSQKRKIGFVFQDYALFNNMSVLDNLLYVHKDKRLAESLLEMTELAELKTRLPNTLSGGQKQRVSLCRAMMNKPKLLLMDEPLSALDPEMRTKLQQEILTLHKEFGTTTIMVSHDPSEIYRLAQRVIMLNFGEIVSDGSPKDILLKTSGSQKFSFEGELLDIVKVDVINIAIVSVGQQLVEVVISDDEAHSLKIGQSVSLSTKAFSPMIRGL, encoded by the coding sequence GTGATAAAAATAGCTATAAATAAAAAACTCCATGGTGCAGACGGTCAAATGGATTTGAGCGTAAATCTAACTGTTGAAGATGGTGACTTTGTCGCACTTGCAGGGCAAAGCGGAAGTGGAAAAACTACACTTTTAAGAATTTTAGCAGGTCTTGAAGAAGCTAGCGGAACTATTCAAATAGGTGATGAAATTTGGCTTGATAAGAAGTTTTGTTTACCATCGCAAAAAAGGAAAATAGGGTTTGTATTTCAAGATTATGCACTCTTTAATAATATGAGCGTACTTGATAATTTACTATATGTACACAAAGATAAGCGATTAGCAGAGAGTCTACTAGAGATGACAGAGTTGGCTGAACTAAAGACAAGACTGCCAAACACTCTAAGCGGTGGGCAAAAACAGCGTGTGAGTCTTTGTCGTGCTATGATGAACAAACCAAAACTTTTACTTATGGATGAGCCTTTATCGGCACTTGATCCTGAGATGAGAACAAAACTTCAACAAGAGATATTAACACTCCATAAAGAGTTTGGTACGACAACAATTATGGTAAGCCATGATCCAAGTGAGATATATAGACTAGCACAAAGAGTGATTATGTTAAATTTTGGAGAGATTGTAAGCGACGGCTCGCCAAAAGATATTTTACTTAAAACTAGCGGCAGTCAAAAATTCTCTTTTGAGGGTGAGTTACTCGATATAGTAAAAGTAGATGTGATAAACATAGCCATCGTCTCAGTCGGTCAACAGTTAGTTGAAGTGGTAATAAGTGATGATGAAGCTCATAGTTTAAAAATAGGTCAAAGTGTAAGTTTAAGCACTAAAGCATTTAGCCCTATGATCAGAGGTTTGTAG
- the modB gene encoding molybdate ABC transporter permease subunit, with protein sequence MIDLFHELEFEPFLISFKLAGLTTLILFIISIPLAWYLSQTNSKMKPFWESLTALPLVLPPSVLGFYILVALSQNSPIGVFFEDVFGVKLVFNFTGLVVASIFYSLPFMVQPLQGGFESINKNMLEASYLAGKSKFETIIKVALPNMKPALMTAIIVTFAHTVGEFGVVLMVGGSIPGETKVASVAIYEMVEIMDYTSAHIYSAIMVVISFLVLLSVYVFNGKQNKKIGV encoded by the coding sequence ATGATTGATCTGTTTCATGAGTTAGAATTTGAGCCATTTCTGATCTCTTTTAAACTAGCGGGTTTGACAACTTTGATACTTTTTATTATTAGTATCCCTCTGGCTTGGTATCTATCTCAAACAAACTCAAAGATGAAGCCGTTTTGGGAGAGTTTAACAGCGCTTCCTCTTGTGCTGCCGCCTTCTGTCTTAGGTTTTTATATCCTTGTGGCATTATCACAAAACTCTCCTATTGGGGTGTTTTTTGAAGATGTTTTTGGGGTAAAACTTGTTTTTAACTTTACGGGGCTTGTAGTAGCTAGTATTTTTTACTCTCTTCCGTTTATGGTGCAACCTCTTCAAGGGGGATTTGAATCTATAAATAAAAATATGCTCGAAGCTAGCTATTTAGCCGGTAAAAGTAAGTTTGAAACTATAATTAAAGTTGCTCTTCCAAACATGAAACCGGCACTTATGACTGCTATTATAGTTACATTTGCCCACACGGTCGGAGAGTTTGGAGTTGTCTTGATGGTTGGAGGAAGCATCCCGGGTGAGACAAAAGTAGCATCTGTTGCTATTTATGAGATGGTTGAAATAATGGATTATACTTCAGCTCATATTTACAGTGCAATCATGGTGGTTATTAGCTTTTTGGTACTTCTTAGTGTTTATGTTTTTAACGGCAAACAGAATAAAAAGATAGGAGTATAA
- a CDS encoding TOBE domain-containing protein, with product MSSLIATVTQIEACNSLHIVKFDCHNQTLSMMSLDLTDAIEVGTKVKLAVKPSHIAIAKDFSGEVSYSNKLETTIVSCENGQLLSNIKLKFFDTDLESIITVDSSKRMNLKAGDRVMAFIKASEVSISEICDD from the coding sequence ATGAGCAGTTTGATTGCAACTGTAACACAAATAGAAGCTTGTAATAGTTTGCATATAGTAAAGTTTGATTGTCATAATCAAACTTTATCTATGATGAGTTTGGATTTAACTGATGCCATCGAAGTTGGAACAAAAGTGAAGCTTGCCGTCAAGCCATCTCATATAGCAATTGCCAAAGATTTCAGCGGAGAGGTTAGTTACTCAAATAAACTAGAAACAACCATTGTATCTTGTGAAAACGGGCAACTTTTATCCAACATAAAACTTAAGTTTTTTGACACTGATTTGGAGTCAATTATTACCGTGGATTCATCTAAACGAATGAATTTAAAAGCAGGAGATAGGGTCATGGCTTTTATAAAAGCAAGTGAAGTTTCAATAAGTGAGATTTGTGATGATTGA